In Carya illinoinensis cultivar Pawnee chromosome 6, C.illinoinensisPawnee_v1, whole genome shotgun sequence, a single genomic region encodes these proteins:
- the LOC122314393 gene encoding probable methyltransferase At1g27930, giving the protein MKNGRSLSEKTFFIGVALAGLIVGAVFVYSFIGSGKNYLLCSQTDGSGIRAISGYSPTETQLRAILHYATSKIVPQQSLGEVTISFDVLKSRAPCNFLVFGLGHDSLMWTSLNPRGTTIFLEEDPKWVQTVLKDGPDLRAHTVPYRTHLSQADELLSSYRSQPLCSPSKAFLRGNSRCRLALDNLPEEVYEKEWDLIMIDAPRGYYAEAPGRMAAIFSAAVMARNRKGSGPTHVFLHDVDRRVEKMYAEEFLCRKNLVKAVGRLWHFEIPPAANVSDGDGIGVSFC; this is encoded by the coding sequence ATGAAGAATGGCCGTTCACTTTCCGAGAAGACGTTCTTCATCGGAGTGGCTTTGGCCGGTCTAATCGTCGGTGCGGTGTTCGTCTACAGCTTCATCGGATCCGGAAAGAATTACCTGCTGTGCTCACAGACCGACGGCTCCGGCATCCGTGCCATCTCCGGCTACTCGCCCACGGAAACCCAGCTCCGAGCCATCCTCCACTACGCGACCTCGAAGATTGTTCCACAGCAGTCGTTGGGGGAGGTCACCATCTCCTTTGATGTCCTCAAGTCCCGCGCGCCTTGCAACTTCCTCGTCTTCGGACTCGGTCACGACTCGCTCATGTGGACCTCGCTCAACCCACGCGGCACGACGATATTCCTCGAGGAGGACCCCAAGTGGGTGCAGACCGTTCTCAAGGACGGCCCTGACCTCCGGGCACACACCGTCCCGTACCGCACGCATCTCTCCCAAGCCGACGAACTGCTATCCTCCTATCGCTCTCAACCGCTGTGTTCGCCGTCGAAAGCTTTCCTGCGCGGCAACAGTCGGTGCCGGTTAGCGCTGGACAACCTACCGGAAGAAGTCTACGAGAAGGAGTGGGACCTGATCATGATCGACGCGCCGCGAGGGTACTACGCGGAGGCCCCGGGCCGGATGGCAGCAATCTTCTCGGCAGCTGTTATGGCGAGGAACCGGAAAGGATCTGGTCCAACGCACGTGTTCCTGCACGATGTTGATCGGAGGGTGGAGAAGATGTACGCAGAGGAGTTCCTGTGCAGGAAGAACTTGGTCAAGGCGGTAGGGAGGCTTTGGCATTTCGAAATTCCGCCAGCGGCTAACGTGAGCGATGGCGACGGTATCGGTGTATCATTTTGCTAG